One Bdellovibrio bacteriovorus DNA window includes the following coding sequences:
- a CDS encoding YiiD C-terminal domain-containing protein: MEVNSQDIINTLKKKIALYEHLGIQSVNIEPHRVSFKVSLAKNTNHKGTAFGGSIYAVAVLASYAMVLTGLKARGIPTEDIVIAKGDIQYIEPVETDFEVVCEFPDTRSEHDFYEELRAAGKVRGALHSYILAEGGSRKASLKGVFVVKC, translated from the coding sequence ATGGAAGTAAACTCTCAAGATATTATCAACACGCTTAAAAAGAAGATCGCTCTTTATGAACATTTGGGAATTCAATCCGTCAATATTGAGCCTCATCGTGTCAGTTTTAAAGTTTCTTTAGCGAAAAATACGAACCACAAAGGCACGGCGTTTGGGGGAAGTATTTATGCCGTCGCCGTCTTGGCATCTTACGCCATGGTGTTGACGGGATTAAAAGCACGTGGAATCCCCACGGAAGACATCGTTATCGCCAAAGGCGATATTCAATACATCGAACCGGTAGAGACCGATTTTGAAGTCGTCTGTGAGTTCCCCGACACTCGTTCGGAGCATGACTTTTATGAAGAGCTTCGAGCCGCGGGCAAGGTGCGCGGCGCTTTACATTCTTACATATTGGCCGAGGGCGGTTCGCGGAAGGCTTCCCTTAAAGGTGTCTTCGTCGTTAAGTGCTGA
- a CDS encoding sulfurtransferase has translation MKPTKITNQEPVVGEGSFADSLMKDKPVILDVRPAFEFNLSHVPGAINVRWEDFSQQDPRSRGLLDNDLFSLARRLSLVGIDPDTKVVVLGQGPQGAGEEGRIAWTLKVLGVRDVYTLVHSSYRAMNPKEEPLVQNKPYWKPQVQDSLMISYKEFKNLAEKEDVDTVILDVRLPEEFKLRNISMTKNVKAKLEYLEWKEFFGDKGLPTKSIEAKLTAKGLSKDTRILVISNHGVRSGAATYALQYLGYKNVRNFAGGYEQWK, from the coding sequence GTGAAACCCACTAAAATCACAAACCAGGAGCCGGTGGTGGGGGAAGGTTCCTTTGCCGACTCTCTCATGAAAGATAAGCCTGTCATTTTGGATGTGAGACCAGCTTTTGAATTCAATCTTTCCCATGTTCCTGGGGCCATCAATGTTCGTTGGGAAGATTTCTCGCAACAAGATCCCAGATCTCGCGGACTTTTGGATAACGATCTTTTTTCTTTAGCTCGCCGTCTGTCGTTGGTGGGGATTGATCCTGACACTAAGGTTGTGGTTTTGGGTCAGGGACCTCAAGGCGCCGGTGAAGAAGGGCGTATCGCGTGGACATTAAAGGTTTTAGGAGTGCGTGATGTTTACACTTTGGTTCACAGCTCCTACCGTGCGATGAATCCCAAAGAAGAACCCCTGGTTCAAAACAAGCCGTATTGGAAACCCCAAGTTCAAGATAGTTTAATGATCTCATATAAAGAGTTTAAAAACCTGGCGGAAAAAGAGGACGTGGATACCGTGATCTTAGATGTGCGCTTGCCAGAAGAGTTTAAGCTGCGCAATATCTCGATGACTAAAAACGTGAAAGCCAAGCTTGAGTACTTAGAGTGGAAAGAATTCTTTGGCGATAAAGGTCTGCCTACCAAAAGCATCGAAGCAAAACTCACTGCCAAGGGTCTCTCCAAAGACACGCGCATTTTAGTTATCAGCAATCATGGCGTAAGATCAGGGGCTGCGACCTATGCGTTGCAATATTTGGGATACAAAAACGTGCGTAATTTTGCTGGAGGATATGAACAATGGAAGTAA